In Malus sylvestris chromosome 15, drMalSylv7.2, whole genome shotgun sequence, a single genomic region encodes these proteins:
- the LOC126605732 gene encoding E3 ubiquitin-protein ligase APD2-like isoform X1 — MSSIIDGLTIHRKLQSINSQPSNLTSITYDDDLVEWCVTLTFLVRLIAYIAILTLLVIVAFMILKYINEYEETSVEDVGNSAETDPLQPAGKRMPSTYGTCDEWDIESGNCSSSSSNSSNAVITSSSEDLYDGKICVICYTEQRDCFLVPCGHCATCYDCAQRIFYGETKTCPICRRFIRKVRRLFAA, encoded by the exons ATGTCTTCTATAATAGATGGACTGACAATTCATCGGAAGCTTCAATCGATCAACTCTCAGCCTTCCAATTTAACGAGTATTACCTATGAC GATGATTTGGTAGAATGGTGCGTCACGCTTACTTTTCTAGTGCGTTTGATTGCGTACATTGCAATTTTAA CACTGCTTGTGATTGTTGCATTCATGATACTGAAATACATAAACGAATACGAGGAGACGAGCGTAGAGGATGTAGGAAACAGTGCTGAAACCGACCCATTACAGCCGGCAGGAAAGAGAATGCCATCGACATATGGGACATGTGACGAGTGGGATATAGAATCAGGAAATTGCAGCAGCAGCAGTAGTAATAGCAGCAATGCCGTAATTACGAGCTCCTCCGAGGACTTGTATGATGGGAAAATATGTGTGATTTGCTACACCGAGCAGAGGGATTGTTTTTTGGTTCCTTGTGGCCATTGTGCTACCTGCTATGATTGCGCACAAAG GATTTTTTATGGGGAGACCAAGACATGTCCGATATGTCGAAGATTCATTCGGAAAGTAAGAAGATTATTTGCTGCGTAG
- the LOC126605732 gene encoding E3 ubiquitin-protein ligase APD2-like isoform X2 produces the protein MSSIIDGLTIHRKLQSINSQPSNLTSITYDDDLVECLINHICNAALLVIVAFMILKYINEYEETSVEDVGNSAETDPLQPAGKRMPSTYGTCDEWDIESGNCSSSSSNSSNAVITSSSEDLYDGKICVICYTEQRDCFLVPCGHCATCYDCAQRIFYGETKTCPICRRFIRKVRRLFAA, from the exons ATGTCTTCTATAATAGATGGACTGACAATTCATCGGAAGCTTCAATCGATCAACTCTCAGCCTTCCAATTTAACGAGTATTACCTATGAC GATGATTTGGTAGAATG TCTCATCAACCATATATGTAATGCAGCACTGCTTGTGATTGTTGCATTCATGATACTGAAATACATAAACGAATACGAGGAGACGAGCGTAGAGGATGTAGGAAACAGTGCTGAAACCGACCCATTACAGCCGGCAGGAAAGAGAATGCCATCGACATATGGGACATGTGACGAGTGGGATATAGAATCAGGAAATTGCAGCAGCAGCAGTAGTAATAGCAGCAATGCCGTAATTACGAGCTCCTCCGAGGACTTGTATGATGGGAAAATATGTGTGATTTGCTACACCGAGCAGAGGGATTGTTTTTTGGTTCCTTGTGGCCATTGTGCTACCTGCTATGATTGCGCACAAAG GATTTTTTATGGGGAGACCAAGACATGTCCGATATGTCGAAGATTCATTCGGAAAGTAAGAAGATTATTTGCTGCGTAG